One stretch of Amycolatopsis tolypomycina DNA includes these proteins:
- a CDS encoding SGNH/GDSL hydrolase family protein yields the protein MYGFDSYVALGDSFTEGLNDDLPDGSFRGWADRLAEVLAAGRSDFRYANLALRGKMLDEILDEQLPIALELKPDLVTLCAGGNDIIVPGADVDAVTERLEEGVAKLREAGIPVLMFNGPDTKVLSVMSVLRGKVAIYNTNLWAIAERHGARMVDLWTMGPLHDRRAWSDDRLHFSPEGHRRIALRAAEVLGIPLESDWREPWPLEDHPSRWLDSRRSDLTWTKVHLLPWIRRQLRGESMGDGLSPKRPQLAPLVPLDVLDVTEGARQQQAS from the coding sequence GTGTACGGATTCGACAGCTACGTAGCCCTCGGTGACAGCTTCACCGAGGGACTCAACGACGACCTGCCGGACGGCTCCTTCCGGGGCTGGGCGGACCGGCTCGCGGAGGTGCTGGCGGCCGGCCGCAGTGACTTCCGGTACGCCAACCTGGCCCTGCGGGGCAAGATGCTCGACGAGATCCTGGACGAGCAGCTGCCGATCGCCCTGGAGCTCAAGCCCGACCTGGTGACGCTGTGCGCGGGCGGCAACGACATCATCGTCCCGGGGGCGGACGTGGACGCGGTGACGGAGCGCCTGGAGGAGGGCGTGGCGAAGCTGCGCGAGGCGGGCATCCCGGTGCTGATGTTCAACGGCCCGGACACGAAGGTGCTGTCGGTGATGTCGGTGCTGCGCGGCAAGGTGGCGATCTACAACACGAACCTGTGGGCGATAGCGGAGCGCCACGGAGCCCGCATGGTCGACCTCTGGACAATGGGACCGTTGCACGACCGCCGCGCCTGGAGCGACGACCGGCTCCACTTTTCCCCGGAGGGCCACCGCAGGATCGCCCTGAGGGCGGCGGAGGTGCTGGGAATCCCCCTGGAGTCGGATTGGCGCGAGCCCTGGCCCCTGGAGGACCACCCCAGCCGCTGGCTCGACTCGCGGCGGTCGGACTTGACGTGGACGAAGGTGCACCTGCTGCCGTGGATCCGGAGGCAACTGCGGGGCGAGTCGATGGGGGACGGGTTGTCGCCCAAGCGGCCACAGCTGGCGCCGCTGGTGCCGTTGGATGTGCTTGATGTGACGGAGGGTGCTCGGCAGCAGCAGGCGAGCTGA
- a CDS encoding OmpA family protein, with amino-acid sequence MRQRWILVVPVAVLVTALLAGVATWTRSGSIERDLAGRAQAALFQAGLPTGDVRFDGRDATLSGFPPGQALRALEIVQNVDGVRAAKITGDVIPVAPSPTSTPSTPTTTSPPPTTSTTAPPPTDKAGVQAEIDRMLTESPIAFEPDTANLTPEGEQAARSVAIALAKAPAGFRFRVTGHVARGPGGESAALKLSRDRARAVARILTANGLAAKRVTYRGLGDTRPATGGEEDRRVEITVV; translated from the coding sequence ATGCGTCAGCGCTGGATCCTCGTGGTCCCGGTTGCGGTGCTGGTCACAGCGCTGCTCGCGGGGGTCGCCACCTGGACTCGGTCCGGCTCCATCGAACGCGACCTCGCCGGCCGGGCCCAGGCCGCGCTCTTCCAGGCCGGCCTGCCCACCGGGGACGTGCGCTTCGACGGCCGGGACGCCACCCTCAGCGGCTTCCCGCCCGGTCAAGCGCTGCGGGCCCTCGAAATCGTGCAAAACGTCGACGGCGTCCGCGCCGCCAAGATCACCGGTGATGTCATCCCCGTGGCACCGAGCCCCACCTCCACCCCCAGCACGCCGACGACCACGAGCCCGCCCCCGACCACCAGCACCACCGCTCCGCCGCCCACCGACAAGGCCGGCGTGCAGGCCGAGATCGACCGGATGCTGACCGAGTCGCCCATTGCCTTCGAGCCCGACACCGCGAACCTCACCCCCGAAGGCGAACAGGCCGCGCGCAGCGTCGCCATCGCCCTCGCCAAGGCGCCCGCCGGCTTCCGGTTCCGGGTCACCGGGCACGTCGCGCGGGGGCCGGGCGGGGAAAGCGCCGCGCTGAAGCTCTCCCGGGACCGCGCGCGGGCCGTCGCGCGGATCCTCACCGCCAACGGGCTGGCGGCCAAGCGCGTGACGTACCGGGGGCTGGGCGACACCCGGCCGGCCACCGGCGGCGAAGAAGACCGCCGTGTCGAGATCACGGTCGTTTGA
- a CDS encoding DUF6932 family protein — MALPHWTSQQVLPPGRHAGDLADVYERLVFDAPHQNEREILFSALNSYLGVARRIIPSGRAWIGGELITRTAHPPRGLDVVLIPDEWGALKRLDDAGRSALYGLLTLRGVIVGQPAMYLDQVQPVGGMLDGFLCRPGDEDVWAEVWAEGGRGYPEMIW; from the coding sequence GTGGCTCTCCCCCATTGGACGTCGCAGCAGGTCCTGCCGCCGGGCCGGCACGCCGGTGACCTCGCCGACGTCTACGAACGCCTGGTGTTCGACGCCCCGCACCAGAACGAACGCGAGATCCTGTTCAGCGCGCTCAACAGCTACCTCGGCGTCGCCCGGCGGATCATCCCGTCCGGCCGCGCCTGGATCGGCGGCGAGCTCATCACCCGGACCGCCCACCCGCCGCGCGGCCTCGACGTCGTCCTCATCCCGGACGAGTGGGGCGCGCTCAAGCGGCTCGACGACGCCGGCCGGTCGGCGCTCTACGGCCTGCTCACCCTGCGCGGCGTGATCGTCGGGCAGCCGGCGATGTACCTCGACCAGGTGCAGCCGGTCGGCGGGATGCTGGACGGCTTCCTGTGCCGCCCCGGCGACGAAGACGTGTGGGCCGAGGTCTGGGCCGAAGGCGGCAGGGGCTACCCGGAGATGATCTGGTGA
- a CDS encoding AfsR/SARP family transcriptional regulator: MAPTRLQLLGPVQLFHGDDPVPIGGPGVRGLLALLALRPGKVVGLDEIIDALWGHDPPATARTIVHGNVSHLRRILRDLDGPRILTTPPGYRLDVEPDRIDVHRARTLLDRASVATPEVAAALLAEALALWQGPALGGVPDSLRAPELEDLRRAVHGARVDADLELGRHAELIVELSPIVRADPLAERTAGQLMRALYHAGRRGDALELYRTVSRATLRTLGVEPGAELRWLHERVLNDDLPALSRESAHLGPALLRESAGSVPSQLPAAVPSLAGRADELDWLDGLVTRAEAGQTTIAVVTGTAGVGKSTLVVWWAHRVAPRFPDGVLFASLRGFDPHHPPLEPAELLTQFLLGLGVETAKIPELLHERVALYRSLIAGRRMLVLLDDARTAEQVRPLLPPSARTMTVVTSRSRLDGLAVSNAAKQRVLGTLAPDDAVRLIEELAGPASLNHALARLCGYLPLALRIAGARLSASAQRTAEELVDELGNERTRLAGLQVDGADDSVRAAFDVSFRGLPGEVAETFLQLGAVPGVLVGPHVMAAAAQIPVAEARRRLRALAAHNLIAETERDVFVPHDLVWLYLRELAEQELGEKEREEALGWMVRYYQAVADRARRLLGRVADPLDFSHVLAADAMPPLTGVAEAQDWFAAEWPNLLAVLDAAYAAGRHDDVWRLARLAHTYRVACPLLDEWTRMADLGVAAAQAAGAVEGQCWLLLARCEIALTFELPGFGLADAERAAELSAASADRRLRTSVDLHLGRALSRLGDHEKAIERLAAAVANAPDVALRGQALGSSAQAAKRAGRPAEAIAHQRAGLRIDRELGDDDQVVVSLDKLAELSLRAGDLEAAERYVWEAIDLAISRGFLAREGTLRLTLGRVLRAGGDIDGAREQLALSVRIYERVHPKLVGEVRTELADLQ, translated from the coding sequence ATGGCCCCGACCCGTCTCCAGCTGCTCGGGCCCGTCCAGCTCTTCCACGGCGACGACCCCGTCCCGATCGGCGGGCCCGGCGTCCGCGGCCTGCTCGCGCTGCTGGCGCTGCGGCCCGGCAAGGTCGTCGGGCTCGACGAGATCATCGACGCGCTCTGGGGGCACGACCCGCCGGCGACCGCCCGCACCATCGTCCACGGCAACGTCTCCCACCTCCGGCGGATCCTGCGCGACCTCGACGGCCCGCGCATCCTCACCACCCCGCCGGGTTACCGGCTGGACGTCGAGCCCGACCGGATCGACGTCCACCGGGCGCGCACGCTGCTCGACCGCGCGTCGGTGGCCACGCCCGAGGTCGCCGCCGCGCTGCTCGCCGAAGCGCTCGCGCTCTGGCAGGGACCCGCGCTGGGCGGGGTGCCCGACTCCCTGCGGGCCCCCGAGCTGGAGGACCTCCGCCGCGCCGTGCACGGCGCCCGCGTCGACGCCGACCTCGAGCTCGGCCGGCACGCGGAGCTGATCGTCGAGCTCAGCCCGATCGTCCGGGCCGACCCGCTGGCCGAGCGCACCGCCGGCCAGCTGATGCGGGCCCTCTACCACGCCGGGCGCCGCGGGGACGCGCTCGAGCTGTACCGGACCGTCTCGCGCGCGACGCTGCGCACCCTCGGCGTCGAGCCCGGCGCCGAGCTGCGCTGGCTGCACGAACGCGTCCTCAACGACGACCTCCCGGCACTTTCACGTGAAAGTGCCCACCTGGGGCCGGCACTTTTACGTGAAAGTGCCGGGAGTGTGCCGTCGCAGCTGCCCGCGGCGGTGCCCAGCCTGGCCGGGCGCGCCGACGAACTCGACTGGCTCGACGGCCTGGTGACCAGGGCCGAAGCCGGGCAGACGACGATCGCCGTCGTCACCGGCACCGCCGGGGTCGGCAAGAGCACGCTGGTCGTGTGGTGGGCGCACCGGGTCGCGCCGCGGTTCCCCGACGGCGTCCTGTTCGCGTCGCTGCGCGGGTTCGACCCGCACCACCCGCCGCTGGAGCCGGCCGAGCTGCTCACCCAGTTCCTGCTCGGCCTCGGCGTCGAAACCGCGAAGATCCCGGAGCTGCTGCACGAACGCGTCGCCCTCTACCGGTCGCTGATCGCCGGGCGGCGGATGCTGGTGCTGCTCGACGACGCCCGCACCGCCGAGCAGGTGCGCCCGCTGCTGCCGCCGAGCGCGCGGACGATGACGGTGGTGACCAGCCGCTCGCGGCTCGACGGGCTCGCCGTCTCGAACGCGGCCAAGCAGCGCGTGCTGGGCACGCTCGCCCCCGACGACGCCGTGCGGCTCATCGAGGAGCTCGCCGGTCCGGCGAGCCTCAACCACGCCCTCGCGCGGCTCTGCGGCTACCTCCCCCTCGCCCTGCGGATCGCCGGCGCGCGGCTCTCGGCGAGCGCGCAGCGGACCGCGGAGGAACTGGTCGACGAACTCGGCAACGAACGCACCCGGCTCGCCGGCCTGCAGGTCGACGGCGCCGACGACAGCGTCCGCGCGGCGTTCGACGTCTCCTTCCGCGGCCTGCCCGGCGAAGTCGCCGAGACGTTCCTGCAGCTCGGCGCGGTGCCCGGCGTGCTGGTCGGGCCGCACGTGATGGCCGCGGCCGCGCAGATCCCGGTGGCCGAGGCCCGGCGGCGGCTGCGCGCGCTGGCCGCGCACAACCTCATCGCCGAGACCGAGCGCGACGTCTTCGTGCCGCACGACCTCGTCTGGCTGTACCTGCGTGAACTCGCGGAGCAGGAACTCGGCGAGAAGGAGCGCGAGGAGGCGCTCGGCTGGATGGTCCGCTACTACCAGGCGGTCGCCGACCGGGCGCGGCGCCTGCTGGGGCGCGTCGCCGACCCGCTCGACTTCTCCCACGTCCTCGCCGCCGACGCGATGCCGCCGCTCACCGGCGTCGCCGAGGCACAGGACTGGTTCGCGGCCGAGTGGCCGAACCTCCTGGCGGTCCTCGACGCCGCGTACGCCGCGGGCCGCCACGACGACGTCTGGCGGCTGGCCAGGCTGGCGCACACCTACCGCGTCGCGTGCCCGCTGCTGGACGAGTGGACGCGGATGGCCGACCTCGGCGTCGCCGCCGCCCAAGCCGCGGGCGCTGTCGAGGGGCAGTGCTGGCTGCTGCTCGCGCGGTGCGAGATCGCGTTGACGTTCGAGCTGCCCGGCTTCGGGCTCGCCGACGCCGAACGGGCGGCGGAGCTGTCCGCCGCGTCGGCCGACCGGCGGCTGCGCACGTCGGTCGACCTGCACCTCGGGCGCGCGCTGAGCAGGCTCGGCGACCACGAGAAGGCCATCGAACGGCTGGCCGCGGCGGTCGCGAACGCCCCGGACGTCGCCCTGCGCGGGCAGGCGCTCGGCAGCAGCGCGCAGGCGGCGAAACGGGCGGGCCGGCCGGCCGAGGCGATCGCCCACCAGCGGGCCGGCCTGCGGATCGACCGCGAACTGGGCGACGACGACCAGGTCGTCGTCTCGCTGGACAAGCTGGCCGAGCTCAGCCTGCGGGCCGGCGACCTCGAGGCGGCCGAGCGGTACGTCTGGGAGGCGATCGACCTGGCGATCAGCCGCGGGTTCCTCGCCAGGGAAGGCACCCTGCGGCTGACGCTGGGCCGGGTGCTGCGGGCCGGTGGCGACATCGACGGGGCACGGGAACAACTGGCGTTGTCGGTGCGCATTTACGAGCGCGTGCACCCGAAGCTCGTCGGCGAGGTCCGCACCGAACTCGCCGATCTGCAGTGA
- the thpD gene encoding ectoine hydroxylase — protein MTLTDTRVDDGYPTRITGTPAHLPRVHPTVWGTEADGPIDAATLANHETKGYTVVEDMLSVGEVQTYWQELVRLSSDKELARDERVIAEAKTGEVRSIFDVHEISGLIAELVRDPRVLDRARQLLGSEVYIHQSRVNYMPGFKGTGFYWHSDFETWHAEDGMPSPRAVSCSIALTDNYPFNGGLMIMPGSHRTFVQCAGETPDDNYKSSLKDQRVGVPSEDDITKMAAEHGIDQFTGQAGSALWFDSNIMHGSGNNITPYPRSNIFLVFNSVENALQEPFAASTPRPAFIAGRDSTPITR, from the coding sequence GTGACGCTGACGGACACCCGGGTCGACGACGGATACCCGACCCGGATCACCGGTACGCCGGCCCACCTGCCGCGCGTGCACCCCACGGTGTGGGGTACCGAAGCCGACGGCCCGATCGACGCCGCCACGCTGGCGAACCACGAGACCAAGGGCTACACCGTGGTCGAGGACATGCTTTCCGTCGGGGAGGTCCAGACGTACTGGCAGGAGCTGGTGCGGCTGTCCTCCGACAAGGAGCTGGCCCGCGACGAGCGCGTGATCGCCGAGGCGAAGACCGGTGAGGTCCGGTCGATCTTCGACGTCCACGAGATCTCCGGGCTGATCGCCGAGCTGGTGCGCGACCCGCGCGTGCTGGACCGGGCCCGGCAGCTGCTCGGCTCCGAGGTGTACATCCACCAGAGCCGCGTCAACTACATGCCCGGCTTCAAGGGCACCGGGTTCTACTGGCACTCGGACTTCGAGACCTGGCACGCGGAGGACGGCATGCCGTCGCCGCGCGCGGTCAGCTGCTCCATCGCGCTGACCGACAACTACCCGTTCAACGGCGGCCTGATGATCATGCCGGGTTCGCACCGGACGTTCGTCCAGTGCGCGGGCGAGACGCCGGACGACAACTACAAGAGCTCGCTCAAGGACCAGCGCGTGGGCGTGCCGAGCGAGGACGACATCACGAAGATGGCGGCCGAGCACGGCATCGACCAGTTCACCGGCCAGGCGGGCTCGGCGCTGTGGTTCGACTCGAACATCATGCACGGCTCGGGGAACAACATCACGCCGTACCCGCGCTCGAACATCTTCCTGGTGTTCAACAGCGTGGAGAACGCCCTGCAGGAGCCGTTCGCGGCGAGCACCCCGCGGCCGGCGTTCATCGCGGGCCGGGATTCGACGCCGATCACGCGCTGA
- a CDS encoding ectoine synthase: MLVRTLDEITDTDADIKTENWRSKRIILAKEGVGFSVHETTLYAGTVNDFWYANHIEAVFITSGEGEIEDLATGKVYELKPGTLYLLNDHDKHQVRPKTEIKCVCVFNPPVTGREVHDENGVYPLITEES; this comes from the coding sequence GTGCTCGTCCGCACGCTCGACGAGATCACCGACACCGACGCCGACATCAAGACCGAGAACTGGCGCAGCAAGCGGATCATCCTCGCCAAGGAGGGCGTCGGCTTCTCGGTGCACGAGACCACGCTCTACGCGGGGACGGTCAACGACTTCTGGTACGCCAACCACATCGAGGCGGTGTTCATCACCTCCGGTGAGGGCGAGATCGAGGACTTGGCCACCGGCAAGGTCTACGAGCTCAAGCCCGGCACGCTCTACCTGCTCAACGACCACGACAAGCACCAGGTCCGGCCGAAGACCGAGATCAAGTGCGTGTGCGTGTTCAACCCCCCGGTGACCGGTCGCGAGGTGCACGACGAGAACGGCGTGTACCCGCTCATCACCGAGGAATCCTGA
- the ectB gene encoding diaminobutyrate--2-oxoglutarate transaminase produces MSIFEELESEVRSYSRGWPVVFDRAQGSWLHDESGKPYLDFFAGAGALNYGHNNPQLKQALIDYIQRDGVTHALDMFTVAKRDFLQTFRDKVLDPRGYGYKVVFPGPGGANAVEAALKLARKVTGKEAVINFTNAFHGMTLGALSVTGNSMKRGGAGVPLVHATPMPYDKYFDGAMPDFLYFEKLLEDSGSGLNEPAAVIVEGVQGEGGINAARLEWLKGLDDLCKRHNILLILDDVQMGCGRTGPFFSFEDAGITPDIVCLSKSISGYGIPMALTLIKPELDVWEPGEHNGTFRGISPAFVTAKEAIDVYWSDDALEKSTKAKGERIASAFSGIVEAYPEANLIAKGRGLARGIEFGSGDLAGRVCAEAFARGLLMETSGPDGEVMKLLPPLTLTDDELTQGLSIIDESVKAVLTK; encoded by the coding sequence ATGAGCATCTTCGAAGAGCTCGAATCCGAAGTCCGCAGCTACAGCCGCGGCTGGCCGGTCGTGTTCGACCGCGCCCAGGGCAGCTGGCTGCACGACGAGAGCGGGAAGCCCTATCTGGACTTCTTCGCCGGGGCCGGCGCGCTGAACTACGGGCACAACAACCCGCAGCTGAAGCAGGCCCTCATCGACTACATCCAGCGCGACGGCGTCACCCACGCCCTGGACATGTTCACCGTGGCCAAGCGCGACTTCCTGCAGACCTTCCGCGACAAGGTCCTCGACCCGCGCGGGTACGGCTACAAGGTCGTGTTCCCCGGGCCGGGCGGCGCGAACGCCGTCGAGGCCGCGCTGAAGCTGGCGCGCAAGGTGACCGGCAAGGAAGCGGTCATCAACTTCACCAACGCCTTCCACGGCATGACGCTGGGCGCGCTGTCGGTCACCGGCAACTCGATGAAGCGCGGCGGCGCCGGCGTCCCGCTGGTGCACGCCACCCCGATGCCGTACGACAAGTACTTCGACGGCGCGATGCCGGACTTCCTCTACTTCGAGAAGCTCCTCGAAGACTCCGGCAGCGGGCTCAACGAGCCGGCCGCGGTCATCGTCGAGGGCGTGCAGGGCGAGGGCGGCATCAACGCCGCGCGCCTGGAGTGGCTGAAGGGCCTCGACGACCTCTGCAAGCGCCACAACATCCTGCTGATCCTCGACGACGTCCAGATGGGCTGCGGCCGCACCGGCCCGTTCTTCTCCTTCGAGGACGCCGGGATCACGCCGGACATCGTCTGCCTGTCGAAGTCCATCAGCGGCTACGGCATCCCGATGGCGCTGACGCTCATCAAGCCGGAGCTCGACGTCTGGGAGCCGGGCGAGCACAACGGCACCTTCCGCGGGATCAGCCCGGCGTTCGTCACCGCCAAGGAAGCGATCGACGTCTACTGGAGCGACGACGCGCTCGAGAAGTCGACCAAGGCGAAGGGCGAGCGCATCGCGAGCGCGTTCAGCGGCATCGTCGAGGCCTACCCCGAGGCGAACCTGATCGCGAAGGGCCGCGGCCTCGCGCGTGGCATCGAGTTCGGCAGCGGCGACCTGGCCGGCCGGGTCTGCGCGGAAGCGTTCGCGCGCGGCCTGCTGATGGAAACCTCCGGCCCCGACGGCGAAGTCATGAAGCTGCTGCCGCCGCTGACGCTGACCGACGACGAGCTGACGCAGGGCCTGTCGATCATCGACGAGTCCGTCAAGGCCGTCCTGACCAAGTAA
- the ectA gene encoding diaminobutyrate acetyltransferase — MLRFLSMSVTHLIESPTKSDGAELWRIARDSAKLDLNSPYAYMLWCRDFAETSVVAREDGRAVGFVIAYRRPDAPDSALVWQVAVDASQRGKGLAGALLDALYTRLVADGVRYLETTITPDNEASIRLFTSFAKRWNAAVETSVLFGGEDFPEAGHLPEELYRIGPLTVPTNPGV; from the coding sequence CTGTTACGTTTCCTGAGTATGTCCGTAACGCACTTGATCGAATCCCCGACCAAGTCGGACGGCGCGGAGCTGTGGCGAATCGCGCGTGATTCCGCCAAGCTCGATCTCAACTCGCCGTACGCATACATGCTGTGGTGCCGCGATTTCGCCGAGACATCGGTGGTCGCGCGTGAGGACGGCAGAGCGGTCGGATTCGTCATCGCCTACCGCAGGCCGGACGCACCGGATTCGGCGCTGGTCTGGCAGGTCGCGGTCGATGCCTCCCAGCGCGGAAAGGGCCTGGCCGGGGCGCTGCTCGACGCGCTCTACACGCGGCTGGTCGCCGACGGCGTGCGTTACCTCGAGACCACGATCACCCCGGACAACGAGGCGTCCATCCGGCTGTTCACGTCGTTCGCGAAGCGGTGGAACGCCGCGGTGGAAACCAGTGTGCTGTTCGGCGGCGAGGATTTCCCCGAAGCCGGGCACCTGCCGGAAGAGCTTTACCGCATCGGTCCGCTGACAGTGCCGACGAATCCGGGCGTTTAG